DNA sequence from the Gemmatimonadales bacterium genome:
GCGCCGCGCCAGTCTCCGCAAGCAGGCATCGACATAGTCCCTACCTTGGGAGACCTCGATACCTGGTTGCGCAGCCGGTCGCCAAAACACTGATCGGCGTGCCGCACCAGTGGCAACGGCTCACCACCTGCGCCACGGCCGGCGGCTCCTGACAAGCCTGGTCTGCCCCGCCAGCTTCCCTCGTCTGGCGGGGCGTCAAACTGGCGGGTAAGTTCACGGTTCCCCCACAGTTCAAGGCAGGCCCATGAAACGGCGCGCGTTCGTCGGTTCTACGCTGGCCACCATCTCGATTCCCGGACTTTCTGAGTCCGGGGTCTGGCAGCGGGTACGTCAGGATCCGGGTGACATCGAGGCAGTAACGGGTGACGGTCGGAAGGTCACCCTGCGCGGCATGGCCGTGCGGGAGCTAGCACAGGGGTTGGAGGGGCGACTGCTGCATGCGCGAAGCGAGGGGTATGAGACCGCGCGTCACATCCTCAATCCGGCCATCGACAAGCGGCCGGCCCTGATTGCGCAGCCCGGTGACGTCGATGCGGTTCGACGGGCAGTGCAGTTCGCGCGTGAGTATGGACTGTTGCTTGCCGTGAAATGCGGCGGCCACAGCTTCTCAGGACAATCGACCTGCGATGGCGGCCTGATGATTGACCTGCAGCGGATTCGTTCCGTGCGGGTGGATCCGACAGCGCGACGTGCTGTCGTTGCTGGTGGCAACCTGCTGGGCGCTGTCGATGCCGCCACCACACCGCACGGTCTGGTCACTCCGCTCGGTACGGTGTCGCACACCGGCGTTGGAGGCCTCACGACCGGAGGCGGCTTCGGGCGCCTGGCAAGACGGTACGGCCTCTCGGTCGACAATCTGGTCGGGGTCGAAGTCGTCACGGCGGATGGCCGACTGCTCCGCGCCGATGCAAACGAGAATGCGGATCTCTTCTGGGGCGTGCGCGGCGGTGGCGGGAACTTCGGCATCGTGACGGCGTTCACGTTTGCCCTCCATCCCATGCAGCGGGACGTCATCAGCGGGGGCTTGGTCTATCCCTACTCCAAGGCACGGGATGCCTGGGAGCTGTACGGGGAGTACACCGTCAGGGCTCCCGACGATCTCTTTCTCGGCATCGTGCAGACCCTTCCGCCTGGCGGTGGTGAGGGAAACGTGCTGCTCGAGGTCTGCTACTCGGGGCCGGAGCGAGATGCCAGTCGCGCCATGGCGCCCTTGGCCAAGCTGGGTCGGCCCGTCGCTGATGCCCGTAAGACAATGCCCTATGTCACAGCGCAGAAAGCGGACGATAACACCGATCCTCGCGCGCTCTCGATGTACCTCAAGAGCGGCTTTACTCGCAACATCGACTCACGGATGGCCGCCGAGATATCCCGTGCGCTCGAAGGACGTCCGGATCGCCTGACGATGGTCTTCGCGGCTCAGTGCGGCGGCGCTATCGGCCGGGTGGCAGAGTCCGCGACCGCCTTTGCCAACCGGGACGCGGAGCAGACCATCCTTGCCGCGGTGGGATGGTCACCCAAGGCGCCGGCAGCTCCGCATCTGGCATATGCCCGCGAGTACTGGAAAGTCGTTGAGCCCTTTACCAACGGCTTTTACGTCAACGATCTGTCGGGAGAAGAGCGCTCAGCCATCGAGGCCAACTATCGAGGGAACTTTGCCCGTCTGAGCCGGCTCAAGACAAAGTACGACCCTACCAATCTGTTCCGCCTCAACGCCAATATCCTGCCGGGTTAGGCTACCCAGGAACTGATCGGCACCGCGCCGGTGCCGATCAGCCGCCCACGGAGATGTTACGCTGCCGGCCAGCGCCAACCGAAGACGCCGCCAGTGAGTGCGGCGAAGATCAGAGCGTCAAAAAGGGACTTGAGTGTCGTCGTCCAGCTCCGGTTGAACCAGATCGACTGCTGGATCTGAGCCAGGCCGTAACCGGCAAAGGCAACAGCTCCCGTGATCCGGAAGACGCGCAGGTATGCTTCGCCAGGGGGCAGGACGTGCCCTGCAACATACGCGGCAAAGATTCCCACCACGATACAGAAGATGAACCACTGTCCCAGTTGCTTCCCGATGTTGAACATACCGTTCGGCATCACCGTCATCTGGATGACCGGGCCTTGGTTCAGCTTCTCGAGATACTCGGCTGAGCGCATCTCGGCGGAGCTCTGAGCCCGCGGCATGACGTAGTCTCCCGGCGGAATCGCGAACGGCCGGAGCGCGGCACGCACGCCATCCTCGTCGGGCACGCGACGCACGTCGGAGTTGTGATAGGTGAGCACCATGTGAATCACAGAGCTCGCAATGAACACTGCAACCGCGGAAACGAGGATCGGAAGCCACAGCGAAGCCAATGAAACCATCACTGCCTCCTGGGAGGGGAAGGCCGGCCGAGATGGCCGGACCCCAGAAGGTGCGGCGCGATCAGAGAGGGCGCAAGAGAGGGTAAGTCAGCGGGGAAGCAGCGACTCGATCACGTCGCACGCGGCGCTGGCGCCTCCCTCGGCGCGGACCTGCGCCGCCACCGCCTGAGCCCTGTCATGGCAGATCGGGTCGTCGAGCAGTCGGCGCAGTTCGCGGGCGACGCGCCTGGCCCGATACCGGGAGGGTAGCAGGGTGCGCGAACACCCCAACCGGGCAACTCGATGAGCGTTGTCCGGCTGATCGTGAGAGAACGGCACGGTCAGCATGGGTCGACCGGATCGCAGGGCCTGATGCAGGGTGC
Encoded proteins:
- a CDS encoding FAD-binding oxidoreductase, which produces MKRRAFVGSTLATISIPGLSESGVWQRVRQDPGDIEAVTGDGRKVTLRGMAVRELAQGLEGRLLHARSEGYETARHILNPAIDKRPALIAQPGDVDAVRRAVQFAREYGLLLAVKCGGHSFSGQSTCDGGLMIDLQRIRSVRVDPTARRAVVAGGNLLGAVDAATTPHGLVTPLGTVSHTGVGGLTTGGGFGRLARRYGLSVDNLVGVEVVTADGRLLRADANENADLFWGVRGGGGNFGIVTAFTFALHPMQRDVISGGLVYPYSKARDAWELYGEYTVRAPDDLFLGIVQTLPPGGGEGNVLLEVCYSGPERDASRAMAPLAKLGRPVADARKTMPYVTAQKADDNTDPRALSMYLKSGFTRNIDSRMAAEISRALEGRPDRLTMVFAAQCGGAIGRVAESATAFANRDAEQTILAAVGWSPKAPAAPHLAYAREYWKVVEPFTNGFYVNDLSGEERSAIEANYRGNFARLSRLKTKYDPTNLFRLNANILPG